From Catharus ustulatus isolate bCatUst1 chromosome 6, bCatUst1.pri.v2, whole genome shotgun sequence, a single genomic window includes:
- the FOS gene encoding proto-oncogene c-Fos: protein MMYQGFAGDYEAPSSRCSSASPAGDSLTYYPSPADSFSSMGSPVNPQDFCTDLAASSASFVPTVTAISTSPDLQWLVQPTLISSVAPSQSRGHPYGVSAPAPTTYSRPAVLKTPGGRGQSIGRRGKVEQLSPEEEEKRRIRRERNKMAAAKCRNRRRELTDTLQAETDQLEEEKSALQAEIANLLKEKEKLEFILAAHRPACKMPEELCFSDELAAASAATALDLGTPSPPMTEEAAFALPLMPEAPPAVPPKETSSSGLELKAEPFDELLFSTGPREASRSVPDMDLPGASFYPSDWESLTAGTSGELEPLCTPVVTCTPCPSTYTSTFVFTYPEADAFPSCAAAHRKGSSSNEPSSDSLSSPTLLAL, encoded by the exons ATGATGTACCAGGGCTTCGCCGGGGACTACGAGGCGCCGTCCTCCCGCTGCAGCAGCGCTTCCCCGGCCGGGGACAGCCTCACCTATTACCCCTCCCCAGCGGACTCATTCTCGAGCATGGGCTCGCCTGTCAACCCGCAG GACTTCTGCACCGATTTGGCCGCCTCCAGCGCCAGCTTCGTGCCTACGGTGACGGCCATCTCCACCAGCCCCGACCTGCAATGGCTGGTGCAGCCCACTCTCATCTCTTCGGTGGCCCCCTCGCAGAGCCGCGGGCACCCCTATGGCGTCTCGGCGCCCGCCCCCACCACCTACTCCCGCCCCGCAGTGCTGAAGACGCCGGGCGGTCGCGGGCAGAGCATCGGCCGCCGGGGCAAAGTCGAACAG CTGTcccctgaggaggaggaaaagagaaggatcCGCCGGGAACGGAACAAGATGGCAGCAGCCAAGTGCCGCAACCGGCGGCGGGAGCTCACCGACACGCTGCAGGCG GAGACCGaccagctggaggaggagaagtcCGCGCTGCAGGCGGAGATTGCTAACCtgctgaaggagaaggagaagctggAGTTTATCCTGGCGGCCCACCGGCCCGCTTGCAAGATGCCCGAGGAGTTGTGCTTCTCCGatgagctggcagctgccagtgctgctacCGCGCTGGacctgggcactcccagcccccCCATGACCGAGGAGGCTGCCTTTGCTCTGCCGCTGATGCCTGAAGCGCCGCCGGCCGTGCCGCCCAAGGAGACCAGCAGCAGCGGGCTGGAGCTCAAGGCTGAGCCCTTCGACGAGCTGCTCTTCTCCACGGGGCCGCGGGAGGCCTCCCGCTCTGTGCCCGACATGGACCTGCCTGGGGCCTCCTTCTACCCGTCGGACTGGGAGTCGCTGACTGCCGGGACCAGCGGTgagctggagcccctctgcacCCCTGTGGTGACCTGCACCCCGTGTCCCAGCACCTACACCTCCACCTTCGTCTTCACCTACCCCGAGGCAGACGCCTTCCCCAGCTGCGCTGCTGCGCACcggaagggcagcagcagcaatgagcCCTCGTCTGACTCCCTCAGCTCCCCCACCCTCCTGGCCTTGTGA